In Heptranchias perlo isolate sHepPer1 chromosome 9, sHepPer1.hap1, whole genome shotgun sequence, the sequence TCAAGACTAAAAAGCTTGTTGACTGTATCTGTCATAAAACGAGGAATGGATCTGTTACAAAACATGGAATGGAATATGTCTAATTATTCTACAGTACTGCACGTCTATTTTtgtattcatttatgggatgtgggagtcgctggcgaggccggcatttactgcccatccctaattgcccttgagaaggtggtggtgagccgccttttccACGGCTTGTACAGTGTTCTgttataggaaggaacataggaacaggagtaggccattcagtccctcgagcatgttctgccattcaattagattatggctgacctgtatcctaactcaattTATCCGCCTTATAAAAGTTATTTTTGAAAATTCGTACAGAACACTTGTACTGTTCAAGTACAATCTTCTTATTAACATAACAGCTTAAACCGTAATATACAGCAGTAAAAGTAAAAACTCACTGAACAATAAACTTTATCAGAATTCTTCTGAACTCACCCCTGCTGATGATTGTGAATTGCATAGTAAAGTTGAATGACTCTTTTGAATTGGATGGTGAGGACGCCCTTGGTAATGCACACTGGACTTTGTCACCTGTGGAAGAAGTAagagcatttttaaaatttttattttatgactttctcaaaaaaaaatccttctgtGATTGAAGTTCTCTTGCGTCAGACACCAGTCCATGATCAAGAAAGTAGCGAGTCACCTTTCTCGTCCGCCTCTGTCAATGCCACTCTTGAGTTAGGCCCCAGAAGCAGCACACGGCAACGCCCCAGAGCCAGGAACACATCGTGTGGAAAATTGAGGGGGCGAAGCCCCACCTTACCCTGCTCTGGTTTATCAGACTGAAGCACCGATCTGATAAACCACTGCAAGCCCCTGACTGTTTGATGGGCCACACTTACCCGACACACACTGATTCCTGCAGTGGTTTCTAACAAGCAGCCACCGTTACTCAAACTTCTGTGCTGACCATATCATAGAGAAGACATGTTACATCAGCAGACATCAGGCAGATTACTCCAGCTCAGATCAGCAATGAGAAATTTAAAAACAGGCAACAATCTTCTATAATTAGATTTTGTATTTTGAAACCTAATGAAAATCATGCAGAACAAGAAAGATGGAATGGAAGTAAAGAAGACAATCAATACATCATCAAAAAATCATTCTCGACATAAGACAATGTAACTCACAAGAGCCTTATTAATCAGTCCAGCGTCGTTCGATGGTTTATTTCTTTGCAATCCATTGATCCCTTTTGTGTGCTATCTGTTTATTAGATTTGTGACACGATTGGTATGAAACACTTATCGGGCATTTTCTTTCTGAACATTGCTTGTAGGGAAAGGAAGACGGCTGAAACAAGCAAAGGATGAGGCTCAAGCTGAGATAGATCAATATCGTctgcaaagggagagagagtttaGACAAAAGCAAGACTCGGTGCGTATTAATGCAAACAATTAGACTGGTTTAATTGCTGCTTCTTCTGTAAAACTGGGATGAATAAACCACATTGTTAGAATCAAAGGTTAAAAATGAAAAGTTTCTCAACTCTGATCCTTTTTAGATAAAAGAAATGTTGCGACGAGCAAAGGCAATTTAATAAATTACTTAACAGCCGTGACCAAATAACTGATTTGTGACCCCATTGCTGAGTTATGCTCAGTTTCATAATTGAACCTCACAGCCGGCCATGAATCACAGCCTATTCTATTTATGTCATGATTTTATGTTTTGACGATATCATAAAGACGTGTATATGTAAACAAACAAAATCTCAAAATAGCAGACTATGGCCTTGAAAATACATGGGCCGTGATCCCGATGGATACTCCGGCATTGTGTCCACTGGTGccccccagcactgaccccactggtttttgtgggatcagtgggccagcACCTATTTTACATGGGACCAACCTGCATCTTTGATGCCTGCCTGCCCCATGCAGCTGGAAAATGCAGCACACCCTGATTGTTCATTGGATAAATGCGCTGTGGTAGATGTGCCACAACAGGACTCCCTGTATCTGAGCTGGTTGGGCAGGGAAGGACATCAATTAGAGTTTCCACTTCACATATGCTGAAGTACATatgggtaaggacaggatcaggcttggctctgTTGGCCCCATTTGTCCAATAACCCACCACCAATTGCTGTTCAGGCTCAAACATGAAGGAGACCAACTTGTGTGAGGTAACAGAGAGCCTCTGACACCCACAGAACCTTATCCCAgtacattcaggagaggagggagagcaggGAAGAAAGTTATACGGGGGGAAAAGTTGGAATCTTGAATGTATGTCCTGTAAACATCATAATGCCATGAATTGTTTCCAAAATGTTTGAAAGGGAACAACCTAGTGTCATGGCCTTCCGTTTACAgtaaacatgtctctgctttctCCTAGATCATGGGATCTCAAGGTAACCTTTTAGTCAAAGTGGATGAGCAAACCAGAGCAAAAATCAATGGGCTCATAAGCAACCATGAGCAGAAAAGTGAGAAGGTTCTGCAAGAGCTTTTGGGGATGGTTTGTGAAATCAAACCAGAAATCCATATCAATTTTAGAGAAACTGGCTCACATTGACTGGAGAGTCAGTGGCAAATTAAACATTATCAAACTATAAACGAGgtatcactgaaattggctaacGTTGGATAATGTATCTTATGAAAAGCAGTGTTGCCACTTTATCTTTTTTGGGtaagtgccttggggtgttttctgaagttaaaggcgctatctaaatgcaagttgttgttgctggttcttagcttcacccctccccccacagctaGCCCCTGGATCCATAACATGTCTTTCAATCAGGAGGCATCTCAACTATGTTGAGCACTTGCTCAACATAATAGAAGGTGCCCTGAGTGGTGTGGGAAGaaatcacaaccccccccccccaccaaacctatTGATCTTTTGTTTGACCTTAGAGAACCTGACAGACACCAGCAAACTCAGCCACTAAGGGAAAGTTTTGTTCTATGTCACTTGAGATTCGGTTCAAGCTCAGTCTCATTGTTGAGAATTCCAGCTCTGGAGTATTAAAATGCCCATCTCTTGCAATAGTTCACCTATAAAACTGAATTTATTGAACAGTTTAACTAGGCATGGTTAACACTGGCAGTTACTGTTCTTATATGTATCGTACACATAAAAATGTAGGAAATATGTGCCTCAATCTAGTGCCTAATGATTTTGGTCCATAGTTACATCCAACAAATCATCATTTTAAAACTTGCAAGTTTGGATTATTTTTTCGGTTTATTTTCCAAAATTTGAATTCGATTCCCTTTAGCTGTCAGTTAGGTTCAGCTCCCAGAATTTGTGTTATCCTCTTGCACCTAGAACCACGGTTCCAACGAATGACAGATTTTACATTTTCTGTGCTCTGTGCGATCACAGTTTGACGTATCTGACAACAGCATGACAGGGCCAGATTTCCATGTTTGTGGTGTTACGTTGTTATGGGCCAGTGGACAAGCCTTAAGAGGAAAGTCTCTATATTTTgggctttttaaaaatcagctatTAATTTACAGCACCTCTTTTGGtccttttaaaatatttgaaaCCACTTGTATATTGGTGCTTTTTTGGTACAGATTCTGGGAGATTGGTGTCTCCCCCAATGACTGCTCAACTGCTGTACACTGCTAAATCTGCTCTGTTTTCCAAACTGTAGGCCCCACTTTATCTGTGGGGGGGACAGGTTCAGTAAATCTGTCACTGGGAGAAGGGTGTAGATTTAGCAGTCCACTTGCCGGGAATCGGGTCATGGATACCAGTCTCCCACATACATACTAAGACAGTGCCAGTATGATCAAAGTGGATTATACCCAGTCTGGCATATTTTGATAGGCTCAAGTTTACAGTTACCAGTTGCCCTGGTGACATTCTCTCCGTGGCCCAGAGATACAACCAGCAGTTGCTGGTTTTAATTTGCTTGTATTTCAACCTTTCAGGTGACATTTTATTTCCTTGATACCAGGGAAAAAGCTCCGCTTTGATGTGAACAGGACACAAATAGCCCATCTGCATCAAGCACCCATGATTTACATATTAATTAATTATAATATGGAGCGGGCGATGGACTGAGATATACAAGTGCTTGAGAATCGGGGTTATgctttttttttgtccttttcaAAAAATTATCAGAAGCATAAATGCAGATAGCTGAAAAAATAGCAAAACGCAAGCCTTTGAGAATAGAGCTCTTTGTGTAGCAGGTAATTCATTTAAACCGTTTGATATATTAAGATAGGCATTTTTTTGTGTTACTTGGAATAAATGTTAAAAAAGGGATACAAATCAAAATGTCACAGCAACAGCTCATTTGTGTGTTTTAGTTTAATTCTCTTAATAACCCAACATAAAGGACACACAAGCCTGTATTGAGGAGATGGGAATCATATCAATTCTATTCCTGGTTTATCTCCTAGCAGAGCTAAATAGTAATTTGTGACCTTCCACCAGATCTCAGTGATAATTAGTGAAAATGTGTGAATTAAGTTATCTTAACAGTCTGCTAATGTTCACATTGAGCAGTAAATTACCTTGAAGCACTTCCCAAATGCTGGGTTATTTCTGTCAGGCGAAGGTGTATTTTGAAACCCTATTATTCTTGTTTCTGTTAAGGTAATTATGTTTATTTTTgtgcacaaatccccagatgatGTGATTGAAGTACAActtcataataaaaaaaaatagaacaagATTCTTTCCCTCTCATTTTTTCTCGTAATTCAATTGAACAATCTCCTGAAAAATCTAATTTGAAGCCACCACTTCAAGAATTCCACTAATACTGCACTAGTACAGTACTTAGTGCTGTAACAAGTGTCACTTaccagcactttcacctctgaatcagaaggttatgtGTGGGCCAAAGTCCCACttcaggacttcagcacataatctaggctgtacCGAGGAGGTGCTACACTCTCTGAGGTGCCGTCCTCCaaatgagattttaaaccgaggcctcttCTACCTGCTctggtgctattaggtagggagttccagggctttgacccagcgacaatggagGTGTGGAGTAGAAAGGAAGTAGTCAGCCTGGTGATAGCTACATTTTTTTGGCCATTTCTGACTTTGCTTTTACCACAGCCACAGTTTATCGTGGCAGGAAAGCAAAGTCAAAAGTTGCATCTGCTGCCTTTGATTTTTGGAAACACACCAGAGAGCTGAGATTAGTTTACGTCAGTTTTTTTTGCATTTCTAATACTTCGAGTGCCAAACAGGAGTTGAACCATTTGGCTCCTGCTAGCTACTATAAATGAGATACTACACTGTGCTTTTGATGTTGGAACTATCTCAGTGCCTGCAATTATCTGTCGCTTATTCATTGAAACCATCCAAATTCTAAATTCCAAAGTTTTCTCGGCACAAAGGAATATCACCTCAGGGACGGGTTTCATGATGAAACAAATTTGGATGCAATGCAGTGTACCCTGGGCATGAGTTGGTTACACAATGTAACAATGCATTAACAATGGGACATGCAGTTTGCAGTGCCTTAGTTAGTGTGAACAGTAAATGGAGTCACTCTGCTGAATTCAGACCATTGGGTAAGGGATAATCGGTATCAACACGGTTTAAATCAGTCCGAAGAATATTTTCTTATGCTAGTTCTGCACttttcctacacttcaaaagtacttcattgactgtaaagtgctttgggatgtcctgagatcatgaaaggggcTCTAAAAACgcatgtctttctttttctttcttttgaacTTACCAAACGATTTTAAGATTCAGATTGTTGGCTTTACACAGCTGTGCAGCTCAATCAGTTGTGGAGAATTCTCCAAACTATTATAACCAGTTACATTCTACCTAGAAAAACCAACGTTAAAAAGTAAAATGAAACCTAAACAAACACTTACGAAGTGACTACTTTTATGGTTAATGTGGTAAGTAGCTGAGCCAAACAGGTCAGAAAGAACCCAAGCTGATCCTctctctgtgccgagttagctgatcttagccgggACATCAGTAGGAGCTCTTGTACTGGGTTAAGGAGGGAAAACTTGCCCAAGGTCTTTGCTTTAGATCACCATCCAGCAGTCCCTGCTGGGGGGCTGCTCATGTGTGGACAGAGGGCATGGACAGTAGTAGACTCCACTGTGATGCCCACCATGGTCAAATAACTTGCTGCCATTCACTGTCTGGCCTCACACattaagaatgaccacttggatggGGTATCAGAGGGCACCAGGTGCCACTGGAACCATGCCCAACAAGTGGTCAATGCTCTcagcagagagggaggggtggggaggggaggagaagagagaaaatAGCAAGaaaaaggaaattttaaaaagcagCCATTTAGAATCAATCTAATTAGTTGAGTGATATATAGTGATAACGGACCATGTACACACACCATTTTCATTTGCACACAAGCTATACTGATTCTATTTACACAACACCCAGTTCCTGCTAAGTAAATATGAGAATTTTCACATGGCAGAGAGTAAAACTTTGTGCCCACACATTGAGATGCCAGCGTAAGAGATTTTTTGTTACTCTTTGGAACTAATGTCGAGATCACGAGCTTCCAGGTCTGGAATATCACAGGAGAGGTACAAGGTGATGCTCTTCCAATACCCTGTTCTAACAATCTACTGTACCCCTGAGTTAGAAGAAGACCCACTGCTGCACAATATAACATTCATGTTTCCCCCCAGCAGCCATCCTTATGGTTTCCCAGAGTGAGATTGTCCAATTAGTGTATTGGAAAATGGAAATGATGGCCAATGTGTTGATTCCTGGTCCTTGGATGTTCTCTGTAAATACGTGTTGAGTATTTTCACTGTTGATGGCTCAGAATTCACACAGTCACCTTCTACATCAAATCCTGAATAGCGCCTGTCAgatatgtagatttttttttgaaaactttcTACCAAACGAGAGCAAATCAAAAACCACAGCGATGCCTCATTATAAACACTGCGTGATATGCTGATATAGAACACATTACATAGAACATTCTGGTCAATAGCAAAATCCTATTAAGTATTTCAGGGGAAATCTCACTCAGTAGAAAATTCTTTTTCTATGGCTCTCAAAGACAGCGTAAGTACTGCATACAAAACAATAAAAATTTGATATAATTGATATATAGCAAATATATCACTGACATTTTCTGTTGGACAGGCATGTTCACACTGTACAGTGTGAACCCACAATATGTCAATCagtaaaataatattttgttacAAGCAGATCATTCAATCAACTGTAATATCCATATTATTATAGTCAGAATGAAGACTAAAGCTCTGATTTTTAAACTCAAAGGAAATCAAAGGAATGTAAATCGGATGGAGTGTAAACCAGATGGCCGATCCCATCCTGCCAGAggcgttaggttaaaatgacccccaaagACCACTGACAATAAGAAGTGTCGTTACTCTAATAAAGAGAAtcgttttttattttttatttatttttatttctatccaaaatataatacctcaccCACTTTGCATGACTTgttcacccacccccctcccctccacactgCGCTCTTGGACTTGGGGGGGGCGGCGCGCAGAATAGTCAGAGCGGCAGACTTCGTCCTAACCCACTCATCAATGCCTCTTCATGGGCTGAAGATGTGAATACTTGGACAGTGAGGTGAATCTGTTTCTATGATGGAAACTCCCCAACACCAAGGGCTGCCCATCTATCAATTAGAATAATATTTCCCAAAACTTATTCCCATGTGGCGGGCAGATAGATTTGAGTGACAAAACATCCCTGAAAACCCCAAATCCCAGACTTAGAGGCAGATTCTCTATTACTTTCCTTAACACTTCcttcacttttttaaaatttaggcaTCATTTTTTTCCCACCCTTTTCTTCCTTACAGGAATCCACCAGCTCCAAGATACTTGGATCCCTCGTTTGTTATGaaaattaaagatacagtttttaATCCCTTTGTTTCCCTTAGCTCAGCATGATTACAGGAGATGGAACAAGAAAGACATCTCTGCTACATTTTCTCTGACAGAGAGCAGCCTCCCTCACACCTCAGAGTCATGTCACATATTAGAAATGAAAAGCAATAGGACTAATGGTGCCATAACGAGGCCTGTTGCTAAGCAGGCGATGTAATGATAGGCTAGTCCCTATTGGTAAGTTAATTATAATTAGCTAAATTAATGATGTCTTAAGACTCCCTTTTTAATTTGCTATGGTTGCTACACGAGCAAGGAACAAGCACAATACCAATAAAGCATAAAAGTTATTGCATTTTGATTGTTCTCAGAATCAGAATTGGCTGTAACTGGAATATATGCTCTTGTTTCTATCCCTTTGCCATGTTCCATCCATCTCAGTGAAATACTGCAGCTTTTAGAAACCCACACAGTAGCTATATGTATGTCTGTAGGTGAAGAGGGGTGGCATTGTGGcaatcctttcaggcctctctAATTAAAGAGCGCTGGCTGCCACAGAAACACACAGCAATGAGGTGAGCACTTGCAGGCAGAGCTACTGGGCCACATGGTCACATTTAAAGTAACCCAGGGTGACGAATTATCCAACTTAACTAATTGGAATAGGGCGCGCTGAGAAAAACAGATAGCCTTCCTAAACCAAAGTCCAGGTACTCCAACAATTTAGACTGGAAGCTCAGTTTTGCCAAAAGGAATAGAAATCAAAATGAGAAGAATGCATTTGACATAAAGAAGGTATCAATTATGTTTTTAAGCCTGTACgtgttttagtgattttttttatgtGTGTGTTACCAAAGTGAGCATTGTCAGTGTTATCGACATTCAGTGTAGGTATTAAGCATTCCTAGGTCAGGCATAGTAGAGACCAGAGGCACAGTAAAGGTCCCTGTACTCTACCCACAAAATCAGCCTTAAGTCTAATATcagaagtggttgttggaggccaatcatctcaaccccaggacattgctgcaggagttcctcaggggagtgttccaggcccaaccatcttcagctgcttcatcaatgaccttccctccatcataaggtcagaaatggggatgtttgctgatgattgcacagtgttcagttccattcgcaaaccctcagataatgaagcagtctgtgcccgcatacagcaagacctggacaacatccaggtttgggctcataagtggcaagtaacatttgcgccatacaagtgccaggcaatgaccatctccaacaagagagagtctaaccacctccctttgatattcaacggcattaccatcaacatcctgggggtcaccattgaccggaaacttaactggaccagccacataaatactgtggctacaagagcaggtcagaggctgggtattctgcggcgagtgactcacctcctgactccccaaagcctttccaccatctacaagtcaggagtgcaatggaatactctccacttgcttggatgaatgcagctccaacaacactcaagaagctcgacaccatccaggacaaagcagccctcttgattggcaccccatccgccaccctaaacattcactcccttcaccaccggcgcactgtgtaccatccacaggatgcactgcagcaactcaccaaggcttcttcgacagcacctcccaaacctgcaacctctaccacctagggcagcaggcacatgggaacaacaccacctgcacgttccccttcaagtcatacaccatcctgacttggaaatatatcgccgttccttttttttttagtgacaatcttcagggagaaccttcaccacatggactgcagcagttcaagaaggcggcttgccATCAcattctcaagggtaattaggaatgggcaataaatgctcgccttgccagcgatgtccacatcccatgaatgaataaaaaaaaaagagtacCTAACTGTGATTTTTGCTCCCCTCCCcgccatttcccacaccaaccatctttACGCTCTCtctgagagagacaggcactcagCCAGCCGTCCTTATGGTCAATTTAATGCCAGTTTGTGCCAAAATATTagtacttttgcactctatagaCTCATGCCCACCAGGAACTGAGCTGGCACCACTCAGATTCATTGCACATAGAACCCTGAAAGCCCGCAGAGGAAACTTTCATCTTGTCAGTGTGGCCCTCAATCACACCATggttctggaggtgacaaaattaATGCATCTCTCTAAGGCCTCCCCCTCCATAAAAAGCAAATTATTTTTCAGTTTAAAATTTATCTGAACAGGCTATAGTTACCAATGAGTTATAATTATCTACACAGCTAACATGTGCCATCATCAGTCAGAGTTATCCAGTTTACCTcatccatcaggaaagattgaacgggctggggctcttttgtccagaaaagagaagactgaggggtgacctgagagaggtctttaggattatgaaaaggtttgatagggtagatgtagagaagatgtttccacttgtgggggaatctaaaactggaggccataaatatgagattgTCACTAAAAAAATCCAATAAGgagttcaagagaaacttctttacccagaaagtggttagaacgtggaactcgctaccacaaggagcagttgagttgactagcagagatgcatttaaggagaagctagataaacacgagggagaaagtaatagaaggatatgctgataggtttagatgaagtagggaaagaggaggttcgtgtggagcataaacaccggcatggatcagttgggccgaatggcctgtttctgtgctgtacattctatgtaattccatgtaatagatatatatatatatcttacaGCTTATCAAAACATTTCCTGCATTAACTGCAGAATGATAAATCATACGCTAACTCTTCTTATCCAGATGCATCCAATTTTAAATCAAAATCAACTACTTTACCATCTTATTATCATCTAGAACAATGCCCAAATGGAGTAACCATCAAGTGGATACAGGTGAAAGAGTCATTATCAATTCTACTTCATTGCTTTGCAGACTGGACAGTGCTGGAAGATCTTACTTCAGATTTAGCCAATTGCCTGACCAGGCTGGCAACTTGAATCCTGTTTAATGAAGGGGTCCTTATACTTGTTAATGAACTTACATTTTAAAGGTGATGCTGATTGTTATGTTTCTCCATCAAGATTCAGATGATAGTGTGATGATGCAGCAACAATGCTTTCCCTATAGAAGCTCCTCATGCTTCCTTTATCTGGCAGTGTGGGTAAATGCTCCTTGAACTTTAGTTCCTACCAACAAAAATACCTTTTACATTACTCAGAAACTCCATTAAGTTTCCAAGAGAAACCAAAAAGGTTCAAGTAAcatttctttcttctttgatcACTGCCACTCCGGTGGGTATGGTATGTGGATTCAATTAATTCATCAAGTTGGCAAACCGTCTACAGACTTGAGTGTCCTCTTGGATGCAATTGGCATCTGTGCCTCAATGAACAGGAGATGCATTCACCACATGACAGTGTGGGCAAGGGTGGCAGATCCTTCCCACTTCAGAACCAGCTCCGTTGTCAACAGTTTCTTATGCCACACTTTACTTCCATTTCCAAAGTAATTTAACTATTTACCGTTTTATTTTAATTAGTTTCTCATTTATAATGATATGGGGTTAGCACactatacatatacatacacaccatTACCAAAGACATGGGTTAAGAATTCCTCTGATCCCCATTTGTAGCGACATTGTAAATACATTTGTGAAGATTACTAGAACATAGTCGAATAAAGCTTCCCATATTATATTAATGTCATTAACATGCAGAATAAAGTACCACAATATTACATTTACATGTTGGTTACATCGGCAGATAAAAACCAAGTGTATTCTTAATATCAGTTCTTCAAATATGTTTTCGAAATCTAGCCAGTTATCCTCACTCAATGGTACTGGGATACATTGGAATATCCAAATCCGAGGACAGATACAGCATTGTCATAGAATGATATaatagagaaggaggccattcggcccatcgtgcctgtgccgggcagGAATATATTTTCCTGTTAATTAGCTCATTCAGAATACAGTCCTGACCTGATGAATGATGTGTGGCTAATCAATGTGGATAGCT encodes:
- the LOC137325044 gene encoding V-type proton ATPase subunit G 3-like, with product MTSHSQGIHQLLQAEKRAKEKLEEAKKRKGRRLKQAKDEAQAEIDQYRLQREREFRQKQDSIMGSQGNLLVKVDEQTRAKINGLISNHEQKSEKVLQELLGMVCEIKPEIHINFRETGSH